Sequence from the Kineosporia succinea genome:
TCGAACCGCACCACCAGCGGCGCGTTCCCCTGTGTCGGGTCGAGCGTGAAAGCGGCCGTGGGCAGGTCGTTCACGGGCGTCGTGGTGATCCACACGGTCGAAAGGGCCGTGCCGCCCTTACCGTCCGCGATGGAGTACACGAACGAGTCCCCTCCGTGGTAGTCCGGCCCCGGCGTGTAGGTGCAGGCCGCCCCCTGGCAGGCCAGGGAACCCAGCTGCGGGAAGGACGCCGGTTCGAACGTCAGCGGGTCGCCCTCGGGATCGGTGGCCCCCACACTCAGGTCGATGTTCACCGCGGTGTCTTCCGGGGTGTTCACGAACTGGTCGGGAGCGGACGGCGCGCGGTTGGCGCAGGTCAGCACCAGCCGCAGGTCGGTGACCGGCGGCGGGATGGTGAGGGTCTCACTGGCCGCGTACGGCAGTGCGGGATCGGCCGCCGAGGTGCAGTTCGGGTGCTCGGCCCTCACCTGGTAGTAGCCGGCCACGACGTCCCAGCCGAAGTGCCCGTCGGCGGTGGTGAACGACGGGTTGCGCCGGTTGGCCGGGGACATGAGCCCGGAACCGTCGGGCACCTCGGTGAACGGGCCGCTGATGTCGTCGGAGCGGTAGAGGGTCACCTCGGCGCCCTCGATCGCGTGCCCGGCGGTGTCGACCACGTTGCCGCTCGGGTCGATGTAGACGTCGAACGTGATCACGTTCGAGGTGCCGTCCGGGCAGGCCAGCGTGATGCTGATCTGCGCGAAACCACTGATCGGGCGCAGGGGTTCGATGGTGGCGGTGTACTCGCCGTCGGCCCCCTCGGCGAGCGTGCCGTCGCGGCGGGTCTCACCGCCCTGGGTCAGGACCCAGGTGGCCACGCCTCCCTCACAGCCGTGGGTGCGCAGGGTGAGCGGGTCGCCCCAGTAGAGCACCGGCAGGCCGTCGGGGTTGGTGGAGATGCTCGTGATGCTGGTGCCCGCCGGAGGTGGCGTCGGCAACTGCAGCACGATGTCCTGGCTGGTGAGGTCGGCCCCACCGTCCGGGATCGTGACCGTGCGCGAACCGGTTTCGGCCCGGGACGAGCCCGGCGGGTAGGCGGTGATCCGGTACTCGCCCGACGGCAGCCCGGCGACGCTGTACGCGCCGTCGCGGTTGGTCGAGGAGGTGTTGCAGGCCCGGTCACCGCTGGTCGGGCAGACCTGCACGAAACTGTCGGCGAGCACGTTCGCCGGGTCGGGCGAGCCGCTGTAGACCGTGCCGGCCACGCTGCCACCCACCGGGACCTGCCCGGAACGCACCCGGAACACGTAGCGGCCGTCCATGCTCGAGTCACGTCGGCCGTCGACCAGGGCGGTGGGCGACCCGTCGAGGAACGCGCCGTTGACCCCCGAGTTCGGGAACTCGTCGAACGTGCCCGCGACGCCCGTACCGGCCGAGTACCCGGCCCGCACCGCCGTGCCGCCCAGACCGCCCGAGCCGCCCGAGGCGTCCCCTGTTTCCCACTGCGCCTGACCGTAGTTCATGACGATGTCGAAGTCGCCGGGCCGGCCACCCGGGTCCTGCGACCGGTCGGTGAGCAGGAGCTGGGCCCGCACCAGCTTGTCCGCCCGGCCGCCGTAGTAGCCGACCCCGGCGCCGGCCCAGTTGGCGCAGAACGTCTTGCCGTCGGCCGAGGCCCCGTAGGTCACCACGTCGGAGCGCAGGTTGCGGGTGTCGACGTCGGCGAAGAACGGCGCGATGATCGGCCGGTCGATGTCAGACGTCAGTGCGAACGGGGTGAACGTGTTCATCGGCTGGTCGAACGTGACGTTGCCGTTGTTGTTGACGTAGAGCGAGTTGTGCGTGTTACCGAAGAAGTTGACGCTGAAGGGCAGGTCGATCCGGTCCGTCGAGCTGTCGTCGTTGCGGCCCAGGATGTTCTGGGTGCAGGCCGCGAGGTTCTGCACGGCGCCGCCGTTGTCGTCCTTCGGGCTCGCGAGCATCCGGGTCGCCTCGACCGTGGCCTTGACCTGTGCACAGTCGTCGGTGTCGGTGACACTGCCGACCAGGTTGGCGCAGCCCTGCTGCAGGGCGTTGGCCAGGTCGCGGTAGCGGCTCGTCGACGAGAGCAGGCCCTGCGCCTCGTAGTAGAGCCGGGCCGCCTTGTCGATACCGAGCCCCCTCACCGGGGTGCCGTTGAACGTCCCCCCATCGGTGATGAGGAAACCGGCCTTGTTGCCGACACCGCTGTTGTGGTGCACGCCGCAGTTGTCGTTGGCGACGGCGTCGCACACCTCCTCCGGCGGCGTCTCCTGGTAGATGCTGCTGTCCATGGCGTCGGGCTGCGGCTCCACGGACCGCGTCGGGTCGGCCAGGTTGCGCGTGACCCCGCTCCCCGCGTCCTCACCGTGCAGCCAGTTGCGGTCGGCCGCGTCGTTGCCCAGGCCGTTGGTACGGTCGATGAACTCACCGAACACGTCGGACATCGACTCGTTGATGGCGCCGCTCTGGTCCAGGTACTCCAGCCCGTTCATGGCCGCGGTGACGCCGTGCGTCATCTCGTGGCCGGTGACGTCGTCGGAGAGCCGCTGCTCGCCGAAGGTCATCGTCGAGGTGGAGTCGTTGTAGAAGGCGTTGCCGTACGGGCAGTCGTCGTTGCTGTCGGGGCAGGCGCGCACGATGGCGCTGAGGGTGCTGCCCGATCCGTTGATGCTGTCGCGCCCGAAGCGCTCACGGTAGAAGGAGTACACGGCGCCCAGGTAGTCGTACGCCTGGTTCACCTGCGGCTCGCCGGCCGCGGCGCCGCCCTCCTCGCGCACCGGGCTGTCGCAGGTGGACGCGCCCGCGCGGTCGTTCTGGTTGTCGCAGATGCGCCGGACCAGGTCGTTGGCCACCTTGTCGACCTGCACCAGGGGCTGGTTGCTGGCCGCGTCGACGTAGACGTCAGCCGCATGCGGCTCACTGTCGCCCTCGGCGCTCACCCGCACCTTCCAGACCAGCTGCGGGTCGGGCTTCTCGGCTCGCCCGAGCAGGCTGGCGTCGTAGATGGCCTTGGCCGGTGCCACGACCTCGAGGTCGGCCTTCGGCACGTCCCAGTTCTGGCTGGCCTCGGTGACGGCGGTGGTGGTCGCCTGGGCGGGAGTGACAGCTGCCGTGGTCGATTCACGGACGTCGGGGCTGAGTTTTCCGGTCACACTCACCACCCTGCCCGCCTGGTTCACACGCACCACCAAGCCGGCCATCGCCACGGGAACCTCGAGGCGTTTCTGGCTGAAGCGCACCCGCCAGCCGCCGCCCAGGGCCCCTTCGGGTGCGGACGCGGCGAGCTCGGTTCGGGTTGCCCCGAAAAGAGTTCCGTAACGGTCGATGAACGCCTGGGCGGCCTGTGCCGCCGTGGTGGTGCCTTCGGCGGTCCACGGGTGCCCGGCGGCGAAGCCGACGTAGCTGACGGCACCGGTGAGCGGGTCGGCGGAGATCTGGGTCTGGCCGTCGCCGGCCTTGACGAGCTGCTCGATCAGCAGCGCGTCGCCGGTGGCGGCGGGCTTCTCCGGTTCCGGCGCGGTCTTGTGAGTGCTCACGGCCAGAGCCGGTGAAGCACCGAGGACCATGGCGGCGCCACACACGGCGGCCGCTCCGGCTCGGACCAAACGTATCCCGGGTCTTTCCACGGCCCTATTTCTGGCTCGCTTGCTGGTCACAATGTTTCCCCCCGTGTATTGAATTGGACGGGGCGAACCGTAGCCCGGCGGCGTCGACAGGGGTGCGATCGGCACAGAAAGTGGCCTGAACAGTCGATCCTCACCGCGCG
This genomic interval carries:
- a CDS encoding M4 family metallopeptidase yields the protein MSTHKTAPEPEKPAATGDALLIEQLVKAGDGQTQISADPLTGAVSYVGFAAGHPWTAEGTTTAAQAAQAFIDRYGTLFGATRTELAASAPEGALGGGWRVRFSQKRLEVPVAMAGLVVRVNQAGRVVSVTGKLSPDVRESTTAAVTPAQATTTAVTEASQNWDVPKADLEVVAPAKAIYDASLLGRAEKPDPQLVWKVRVSAEGDSEPHAADVYVDAASNQPLVQVDKVANDLVRRICDNQNDRAGASTCDSPVREEGGAAAGEPQVNQAYDYLGAVYSFYRERFGRDSINGSGSTLSAIVRACPDSNDDCPYGNAFYNDSTSTMTFGEQRLSDDVTGHEMTHGVTAAMNGLEYLDQSGAINESMSDVFGEFIDRTNGLGNDAADRNWLHGEDAGSGVTRNLADPTRSVEPQPDAMDSSIYQETPPEEVCDAVANDNCGVHHNSGVGNKAGFLITDGGTFNGTPVRGLGIDKAARLYYEAQGLLSSTSRYRDLANALQQGCANLVGSVTDTDDCAQVKATVEATRMLASPKDDNGGAVQNLAACTQNILGRNDDSSTDRIDLPFSVNFFGNTHNSLYVNNNGNVTFDQPMNTFTPFALTSDIDRPIIAPFFADVDTRNLRSDVVTYGASADGKTFCANWAGAGVGYYGGRADKLVRAQLLLTDRSQDPGGRPGDFDIVMNYGQAQWETGDASGGSGGLGGTAVRAGYSAGTGVAGTFDEFPNSGVNGAFLDGSPTALVDGRRDSSMDGRYVFRVRSGQVPVGGSVAGTVYSGSPDPANVLADSFVQVCPTSGDRACNTSSTNRDGAYSVAGLPSGEYRITAYPPGSSRAETGSRTVTIPDGGADLTSQDIVLQLPTPPPAGTSITSISTNPDGLPVLYWGDPLTLRTHGCEGGVATWVLTQGGETRRDGTLAEGADGEYTATIEPLRPISGFAQISITLACPDGTSNVITFDVYIDPSGNVVDTAGHAIEGAEVTLYRSDDISGPFTEVPDGSGLMSPANRRNPSFTTADGHFGWDVVAGYYQVRAEHPNCTSAADPALPYAASETLTIPPPVTDLRLVLTCANRAPSAPDQFVNTPEDTAVNIDLSVGATDPEGDPLTFEPASFPQLGSLACQGAACTYTPGPDYHGGDSFVYSIADGKGGTALSTVWITTTPVNDLPTAAFTLDPTQGNAPLVVRFDAGASVDVEGIDSYAWEFGDGETGTGATVSHTYARAGTYTAKLTVTDTDGAKATAQETVTVDAVQPPRLRDAVTFDRTGSQAYRFGGELDSGDFVVTHKKGTLKTIDGTGVVAGRKITFNINASTRGRAHGRITVADARTGKITDRIRIRGTYPTEDGLTITGTSIWGKDPAHLDRLVWSLTDVPVNR